In the genome of Bacteroidota bacterium, one region contains:
- a CDS encoding hemolysin family protein — protein sequence MEADPDPSLYPNVAFLDVESVALVVTDAMAAFIGTTIVLWLLVAFLASCVRSFSFLNSSSSDLLREKGDTASKRLRKLIAQKNQVLLTLNALLVVATVSFTLFFYLVTNNYLEANTALSLNRRLLLCIVACTLVLLLANKVIPRIIATWSFLTFGRRVSMPVMIIHRIAYPISRPITRWFAAAMGYGSPRIQYLSGDDLKAMADIGEAQGTIEEDEREFIHSIMDFGDTTVREIMISRLDMDALPITASLDDVLYMIRSSGHSRVPLYENHIDNIVGFVYVKDLLPYISSSSGPHEPNWRETVRKPFFVPASKPLDDLLREFQAMKMHIAIVLDEYGGTAGLVTMEDVLEEIVGDIRDEYDQAEAEMHEQIDEFSHRFDARINLDDLRDLLKIELDFESYDFETLGGLIFHLKGEIPGEGDLVEYEAMTMRIESVENHRIGRVFIQIHPPTADKSLVA from the coding sequence GTGGAAGCTGACCCTGATCCTTCTTTATACCCCAACGTAGCTTTTCTAGACGTTGAATCTGTTGCACTTGTAGTTACCGATGCAATGGCAGCATTTATAGGCACAACGATTGTGCTGTGGCTGCTTGTGGCGTTTCTTGCCAGTTGCGTACGCTCCTTCTCTTTTCTCAATAGCTCATCAAGCGATCTACTGAGAGAAAAAGGAGATACAGCAAGCAAGCGGTTGCGCAAGCTGATTGCCCAAAAAAACCAGGTTTTGCTTACACTCAACGCATTACTGGTAGTGGCAACGGTCTCCTTTACCCTCTTCTTCTACCTGGTCACCAACAACTACCTCGAAGCCAATACGGCGCTCTCGCTTAATCGGCGCCTGTTGCTATGTATTGTGGCTTGCACGCTTGTATTACTGCTTGCCAACAAAGTTATCCCGCGTATAATCGCAACCTGGAGTTTTCTGACGTTTGGCCGGCGCGTCTCGATGCCGGTAATGATCATTCATCGAATTGCCTACCCGATATCGCGCCCAATTACCCGCTGGTTTGCAGCGGCTATGGGATATGGCTCGCCAAGGATCCAGTATTTATCGGGCGATGACCTCAAAGCCATGGCTGATATTGGCGAAGCCCAGGGCACAATTGAAGAAGATGAGCGCGAGTTTATCCACTCGATAATGGATTTTGGCGACACCACCGTACGCGAAATCATGATTAGCCGGCTCGACATGGACGCATTGCCCATTACAGCCAGCCTCGATGACGTGCTTTATATGATTCGGAGCAGCGGTCATTCGCGCGTGCCGCTGTACGAGAACCACATCGACAATATTGTGGGTTTTGTCTATGTAAAAGACCTGCTTCCGTACATTTCGTCATCGAGTGGCCCGCATGAGCCGAACTGGCGCGAAACGGTCCGAAAACCATTTTTTGTGCCGGCCAGTAAACCACTCGACGATCTCCTGCGAGAGTTTCAGGCAATGAAAATGCACATTGCGATTGTGCTCGATGAGTACGGTGGCACTGCCGGCCTCGTCACAATGGAAGATGTGCTCGAAGAAATTGTCGGTGATATCCGCGACGAATACGATCAGGCAGAAGCAGAAATGCATGAGCAAATCGATGAGTTTTCCCATCGCTTCGATGCCCGAATCAATCTGGATGACCTCCGCGATCTTTTGAAGATTGAGTTGGATTTCGAAAGTTACGACTTTGAAACACTTGGAGGCCTTATATTTCATCTGAAAGGGGAAATTCCAGGGGAAGGGGATCTCGTGGAATATGAAGCCATGACCATGCGGATCGAGTCTGTCGAAAACCATCGCATTGGTCGTGTGTTTATCCAAATACATCCACCTACAGCCGACAAATCGCTGGTCGCATGA
- a CDS encoding sodium-dependent transporter produces the protein MAPTSQERGQWSSKLGFVLAAAGSAVGLGNIWKFPSEVAENGGAAFLIIYLLCCFLVGFPVMTAELVIGRKTSKNPVGAFRALSSGSFAPLIGFWGLICGIMILAFYNVIAGWAFSFVFAEIFHFTGNAELSAWFSGSLGGGAVSALFCVLFMGLTISVVTGGISGGIERATKTMMPLLIGILILMIVYVETQEGSGAGFAAYLQPDFSKLSVGLIFQAMGQAFFSLSLGMGALITYGSYLSKKQNIPEVAAYVTLADVGIAFIAGLLIIPSMYVAQANGIEILNEAGALISSDTLVFNVLPAMFHQMASSVGAIFGITFFVLLSMAALTSTISLLEVPTSYAIDELNWSRKKSALIIGSAIAFFSVIISFNLNLIGVLATLFNDIGLPLGGFMICIFLGYVWKTHNALDEISSGFPGINDHWFSKVWPFFVRYICPLLILVVFVVTLLNIIG, from the coding sequence GGACTGGGCAACATCTGGAAATTCCCAAGCGAAGTTGCTGAAAATGGCGGCGCGGCATTTCTGATTATTTACCTGCTTTGCTGTTTCCTCGTCGGCTTCCCCGTCATGACGGCAGAACTTGTTATTGGGCGAAAAACCAGCAAAAACCCGGTAGGGGCCTTTCGCGCCCTGAGCAGCGGCAGTTTTGCCCCCCTTATTGGATTCTGGGGCCTCATTTGCGGCATCATGATTCTGGCATTCTACAATGTGATTGCCGGCTGGGCATTCAGTTTTGTATTTGCCGAGATCTTCCATTTCACCGGAAATGCCGAGTTGTCCGCCTGGTTTAGCGGGAGCCTCGGCGGGGGTGCGGTGTCCGCCTTATTCTGTGTCCTCTTTATGGGGCTTACCATTTCGGTGGTAACCGGCGGCATCAGCGGCGGTATTGAGCGCGCCACAAAAACCATGATGCCTTTGCTGATTGGTATTCTGATCTTGATGATCGTTTACGTTGAAACCCAGGAAGGCAGCGGTGCAGGTTTTGCAGCATACCTGCAGCCAGACTTCAGCAAGCTCAGTGTCGGACTCATTTTCCAGGCCATGGGACAAGCCTTCTTCTCCCTCTCCCTTGGGATGGGGGCTTTGATTACCTACGGTTCTTACCTGAGCAAAAAACAGAATATCCCTGAAGTTGCAGCTTATGTAACCCTGGCAGATGTGGGCATCGCGTTTATCGCAGGCTTGCTCATCATTCCGTCAATGTATGTTGCCCAGGCAAACGGTATTGAAATCTTAAATGAAGCCGGCGCGCTTATTTCCAGTGACACGTTGGTATTCAACGTATTACCAGCCATGTTTCATCAGATGGCCTCAAGCGTCGGCGCCATCTTTGGCATCACGTTTTTCGTCCTCCTTTCAATGGCAGCCCTGACGTCTACCATTTCACTCCTTGAAGTACCAACGTCATACGCGATTGACGAATTGAACTGGTCCAGAAAGAAATCAGCCCTCATTATTGGTTCAGCGATCGCATTTTTCTCTGTGATCATCTCGTTCAACCTGAACCTGATTGGTGTCCTGGCTACCCTCTTTAATGACATTGGCCTGCCCCTCGGCGGATTTATGATCTGTATTTTCCTGGGTTATGTATGGAAAACACACAACGCCCTTGATGAAATTAGCAGTGGATTCCCAGGCATCAATGACCACTGGTTTAGCAAAGTATGGCCGTTCTTTGTCCGCTATATTTGCCCATTGCTGATTTTGGTCGTCTTTGTTGTTACCCTCCTGAATATCATTGGGTAA